TATCTCGAACTCAACATCGAAGTGGTTGAATAGTATAGTCATATGCGTCAGGCTGATGGACTCGAGTCTTACATGTGCGATCTTCTCATCCATACGGACGTGGCCATATGCAAACAGGTAGTCTTCAAGCGCGATTTTGTGCGACTTGTTCATGTGGGCCACAATGCCCTCAGGCGAGGATCCCGAAACCATTTTTATAGACAAGTGCGAATGAGGTGTCTGCGCAAGTGTGAAATGTATTAAGCCATCTCTTCGGAGATCGTTCCTTAAATTAGTAGAACTTTTTCCAGTTTGAAGGTGTTGTTGGGCGAGAGGCAAAAAAAGGGccagaagacaaagagaagcGAGTCTAGAGAACCACCAGACTTACAACAGGAGCCCAGAGACACCGTGAAACAGCTGGCGGATTTCAAACTGACGAATGCTGTGCTATTCAACTTTAAATGCGCAGCCTCGAGTCCGCTTTCCATGTAGATAAAAGCTAGCGCAAAAGCCAGCAGCTAACAAACCGCTGCTTGAGCTATCTAGAGCTGGGAAGGGTGGTTCCTCCCAAGGAACTTACCATGCTGAAATTTGTGCAACGAAGATTGAAGGGCTGCGGTAACACACAAGGTTCAATTGAGCTGCATGATTGCGGCCGCCCATATGGAGAACTGGAGTACATCACCAAAACGCTGTCGTTCTTTCACAGAGGCAGAGCTAATCATGAGCCTTGGTAGCTCTGAAgccagcaaaaaaaaaactctAGTGACGCACAGCGTGTGGATGCCTAGACTTTGCTTCGGCAAAACTGCACCTGCCTCAACTGCCCAAAGAGAGCTACCCTGGCAACTACTAGCCAGGCAAATTTATTCATATTTCAAGGTTGTAACTTGTCACTACTGCAAGGGCCTTTGATTCCAAACCGGGCTCTGATTAATTTTCTCAACGCTAGCCATTCTCAATTCGAACGGCTAGCGCAAAGACTTTGAACGTCACCAACAGCAAGTTCCTGCAGCTCTGATCTACTTCTTAACAGCTGGAAACTCTACCTGTACTTACTCTACTAACAGCTCGATGTACTTTGTGGCGGCATTATGTACGGGTAGTGGTTTACAGAAACCTTTTCTCCTCGTTATTACACTTTAGGCATAATCAACGAAAAGTCTCGTTGTCACTTGGAGAAACTTTTCGCTACACAAAAAAATCGGTTTCGTTGAAAGTGGCTTTACATACCTCTATACGGCACGAGTGTGGGGAGAGAACACAAAAAGATTAAGGACAATCACTTGAAAACACTATAACTGCTTGCCCTTTATCGCTGTAGAGATTGGGCAGCGGCCCGAGACCCGACAAGAACACTGGGGAAAAACAACAGATCTTCGGGAGAAGCAATTCCGTGCTTCCgatattttgaaacttACCAAGAGTCTTGACAGAATTCACACCGCACTAACGTACAATGATTTCGTATATAGTAACGTTCCACGTGACTTTAAAGGACCCGTGTCCGGTGCTGGTTGAAGTAGTTTGGCATCACATTCGACGAAGAAGCACTAACTCCACGTCGTTTTCAAAAGGGGCTGCACTCTATGGAAACTTCCCCAAGTTGGCTTGCTAAACCAACTTAGCTTGCATCTGACTAGCGAGCGAGGATGTCTAGTCATTCCACAGGATATGCGCACCACAGTACTCACCATCATCACCATAGTTCACATGGGCAGGACCAAAGAATTGGTAAGTACCAGATTATCAAGACCCTTGGTGAAGGTTCGTTTGGTAAGGTGAAGCTTGCTTACCATGTCACCACGGGCCAGAAGGTGGCGCTGaaaatcatcaacaagaaggtGCTTGCAAAGAGCGACATGCAGGGTAGAATCGAGCGTGAGATCTCCTACCTGCGCCTGTTAAGGCATCCGCACATCATTAAGCTTTACGACGTAATAAAATCGAAGGACGAGATCGTGATGGTCATTGAGTATGCCGGGAACGAGCTGTTTGACTATATTGTGCAGCGCGACAAGATGAGCGAGAGAGAGGCCCGCCGGTTCTTCCAGCAGATCATCAGCGCCGTGGAGTACTGTCACAGACACAAGATTGTCCACCGAGATCTGAAGCCCGAGAACTTGCTTTTGGACGAGCACCTGAACGTTAAAATCGCCGACTTTGGGCTTTCTAACATTATGACCGACGGAAACTTCCTGAAGACGTCCTGCGGGTCGCCCAATTACGCTGCCCCTGAGGTTATCAGTGGTAAGCTCTACGCTGGACCGGAGGTGGATGTCTGGTCCTCCGGCGTTATACTCTACGTGATGCTTTGCCGCCGCTTGCCCTTCGACGACGAAAGCATTCCAATCTTGTTCAAGAATATAAGCAATGGTATCTACACCTTGCCCAAGTTTTTATCGCCGGGAGCCGCTAACCTGATCAAGAGGATGCTGATTGTCAACCCGCTCAACAGAATTACCATCCATGAGATAATGGAAGACGAGTGGTTCAAGGTCGACATACAGCCCTACTTGATACCTCCGGACTTGAAGTCGGAGACCGACGAGCATCGTCAAGAGGGTGAACATCCTGACGGGGGCGAGGAAGGAGAGGAAGTCGACGACTCGCTGGTAACCATGctgtcaaaaacaatggGTTACGACCGAGACGAAATCTACGAGGCGCTGGAGTCCGAAGAAGATAATccagctttgaaagaaattcGAGACGCATACCTTCTGATTAAGGAGAACAAGTCGTTAATCGACGACCTCAAGAGTAATAAGGACCAAAGCAACGAGCTCGACACCTTTCTGTCGCAATCGCCTCCAACCTACGACCAGAGGCCCCATCgctcttcatcatcttccGGCCCCTCTAGCTCTCGCAATCATCGCCACATGAGGAAAAGTCAGCAACGCACATACCAGTCTCCTTTTGTTgaccaacaaaaagacgaaGATAGTACTATTGCGATTCTGCCTAGTTCCTTGCCACAAATACACAGGGCCAATATGCTTGCTGAAGGCTCCCCTGCGGCAACCAAAATATCGCCTCTCAGCACCAAAAAGTCCAAGACAAGATGGCACTTTGGCATCAGATCCCGCTCTTATCCGCTGGACGTCATGGGTGAGATCTAcattgctttgaaaaacttgggAGCACAGTGGGCAAAGCCCTCTGAGGACGACCTGTGGACAATTCGGGTTAGGTGGAAGTACGACATGCGTCAACCGACGAACGAAAAAATCCCAGACCTAATGAAGATGGTCATCCAGCTATTTCAAATCGAAGCCAACAACTATCTTGTAGACTTCAAGTTCGACGGCTGGGAAAGCAGCTACGGGGAATTTACTCCTGCCGCAAACGAGGATGAAATGAGCACATTCTCCGCGTACCCTTTCTTGCATTTAACAACCAAGCTAATCATGGAATTGGCCGTCAACAGTCAAGGGGGATGATCCTCTTTCTCCGTGCGCTAAAAAAACTCTTCGTACATATCATTACTTAACATCCAAACATGGAGGCTCAAAGCCATCCGCCAAGgtttcaaagatttgccGTTTATCACATCATGGATATATGATTTTCCGTGCCCCGCTTTCTGCAAAAGGCAAAATATCAACTAAAAGGTGAATTTCGGAAAATCAAACCAAGTTGTGAGGAAGTCCAGGCAACGTTGAGCACAAACAGAGTAAACAAACGCGAACTCAGAGGGTTATAGAGAGTACACGGGTCatagctgtttttttttgcgagAAGTGGAAATGCCCTGTCTGATACTGAGCCAGGAGTCGTTCGACGAGAAGGTGCCGTCCTCTCTGAGCAAGCGAGTTGCAAACAGACCTGACCTGAAAACATCGAAACTGAGGCACCTATCGATTACTGAGccttcagaaaaagacaaagaacTGCTGAAGCAGGTCAACAAGCAAATAAGCAAATCCAGGAAGATCTTGGTTCTCACAGGAGCAGGCATTTCATGCAATGCAGGGATTCCAGACTTTCGGTCGTCTAGCGGGTGCTACGAGCTCGTAAAACAAGAATACCCTGACGCCGCTATAAGGTCTGGTCAGGAAATGTTTGATATATCGCTTTTCCGTGAGGAGCAGAAAATCTGCATTTTCGCTACTTTCATGGAGAAACTGTACAGTAGTGCAAGGGTTGCACAGCCAACCAGAACTCACCGTTTCATAGCGCACCTGAAAAACCGCGGAAAGCTTTTACGTTGCTACACGCAAAACATCGACGGCCTGGAAGAGAATCTAGGTCTCGAGATGTCGTCCGAGAGGGACTGCGATACCAGCATGGCTAATCAGTGGAGGaaccttgatgttgtcCAATTGCACGGAGACCTAAATAGGCTGAGCTGCACTcaatgcttcaaaacctttaATTGGAACAGAGGTCTCTCACGCTGCCTGCGAAGTGGGCAGCTGCCGAGCTGCCCGCGCTGTGAGGACTCTAGCACGCAGCGCAGTTTAATGGGCAAGAGAAACACAGGGTCGATCGGTCTTCTGAGGCCCAATATTGTGCTATATGGCGAGAACCACCCCAGCTGCGAGTTCATCACACAAGGGCTCAATCTTGATATCGCACGAGGAAGGCcagacttgtttttcatAATGGGAACTAGTCTCAAAGTCGACGGCGTCAAGAAGCTCGTCAGAAATTTTAGCAAACAAGTCCATGATCGCAACGGCCTTGTGGTTCTCATAAACAAAACAAGGATAGGAGATTGCAACTGGCACGGGATAATAGATTATCAGATCCTTTCAGACTGCGACGCCTGGGTCGACCACCTGAAGGAAGATATCcctgagtttttcaagacgCAGCAACAGGTTGAAAAGGCCAGACAACTCAAGAGAGAGAATAGCATACTTCGTAAAAGGCAGCGAGAAGAGAGGAAGCTAACGCCTCCGTCGACGCCAAGCAGGAAGAAAGCAACTGCTCAGAAAAGCGTCAAGAGCGAGATACACAAATCTAACGATGGCGCGTCGACACCCGAGGATTCGTGCCCCACGCTGTTTACTAAAGGAGAGAGAACTAGTCAAGAGAGTGTTCTCTTGAAACTACAAATTGAAGATCAGAAGTCAGAGCCCTTGAGTCTACTGGATGCGAGTTCCTTGCCTTCTCTTGGAGGAGATAATTCGATGTCCAATCACACGGACACCACAATTGAAGACGACCCAACCGACATAGATGAAGACTTACCTATTTCTTCATACTCCACGTTATCTCGCAAGCAGACTGTGTAATTCACGCCGCCTTCACACATACCCCATGTAACACAACTGATAGCATATTCCCGAAATATCCTTTCATGACAACTACATTTACATTTAATTAAGTTTTATCCATTATGTGAGTTAAAGAGCTCTTATGCGGCTACCACGCGAAAAGTGAGTTTTGTGACTATGCTTCCACTAGCGGCAAGCACTAGCTTCGGCAGCACGTCATCAAATATCTCTCGCGACAACTCCAAAGgctctttcttgtcatTGACATATGAAATTGTGAGGGGACAGTCCGCGCTGGTTAGGCAGCTCTTAAGCTTGGAGCGACATAGAGAGTCCAGCTTTTCATATGATTCAAGCTCCGAAAGAGTGCATTTTGCGGCGTAGCAGTCATCCTTGTGGAGAATTTTCACCTTGACGTGGTCAGTGCCGACTTGCTCGGGAGAAGGCGGCGCGGATGTTGGGGTCAGACACTTGGCAAGCGTGTTTGTGATAGGCGTTGTGGGCGCGGAGTCTGCAGAGAGCTTCATGAGGGGCTTGCGCCTTACGGGCATATCGGTCAAAGAGGGTGCGCGTGGAATTGGCGGTTTCGCTTTTGGCCCCCCTAGAGCGCCTAGGTTCCAATCCGTGGGCAAAGGCGACAAGTCGCGGTCTAGCGCGTCGATGCTGGTGGATGGGTCCAGAGACTCCCAAGTGAAATCTTCGCGGCTTTCTGAGGCAGCCTCATTCACTTTGTATAGAGAGCCACGCTGTGTCTTGACCAAGTCGCCCGGTCTCAGAGATAGCCACTTATCCAGAACGACATCGCGCTTAATGGACTGGGAGATATGCTCGGAGCTTATGATCTGATGCAGGTATTCGTTGAAGACGTCCAATCTGTTGGTGACCTTCGAATCGTCGACCTTCCTGGAGGGCGATGGAAGTCCGGGGAGCACCTCCTGGGGATCCTCAATGCCTTCTTCCACCATGCGGTCCCGCAGCTGGAGCTGCAAGGAATAAAAGTCTTGGTAGAATCGCGACAAAGCACGGCGGTGGCCGGACCTCATGATGCAGTCGATGCGGTACAGGATACGGTTCTCCCACATGTGTATGCCCACCACCTGGCACTTTTCGACAGCGTTCAAGCCGGACGCCGGAGCCTGTGGCTTAGGAGACTCAGACTCAGATTCGGTTTCCGGTTCAGACTCCAACTTCTGCGAGAGCGTGGGCGAGCCCGGCTCGCTGACCTCGAGGTCCTCCTGGGAGCCCTGTTGGGCCATCTTGGAAGGCGTGAGTTCCACATTGACCGCGACGCAGCGCGCGGGCACGAGACCCTGGCCCAGGCGGTTGACGAGGCGGACCTTGACCAGGTTATTGGGTGCGGGCTCAAGCAGCTGCACTATCTCGCCGCGGTAGATATTGAGGAAGCGCGATCTGGCGGCGGAGCCCGCGCTCTGCGCGGGCTCGTTCGGCAGGTAGTCCTGCAGGACGTCCAGGAACACGCGATCGCGCTTCGCGGAGAGGTTCGGCTTGGCGAAGGGGAACTCGGCCCGTGGGTTCGAGATCGTGGGCACCTTGCGTTTCGAGTACGATCCCGCGCTACTGAACGACCGGAGAATCCCTGCCAGCCGCGATTTGCTACGATTCGCGGcttcattgttttcgaaTTTCACCTCGTCGGCGGTTTTCATCATCTGCGGCGCCTACGTGGAACAGCCGCGTGGATGCAggaacaaaaaaagcgagAGCGGGCGGATCTGTAGGCTCGGCTGCGACTCAGGACCCACTAGCGAGTGTTGGACGTGTTGTTTTCCTCGAGATTAAATACACTTTGCAACAATCCGCCCTGGTGGATCGTCGCGGTGGTTCCTACTGCATGGAAGATGGTTCCATGCGTTATTGCTTACCAACACGCCGCCATTGCTGACCTAATATAGTCACTGGAAGAACGGTGTTTATCCGGCGGTCGAGGATCTCTTCCGTAAAAGGTAATGGTAAACATTACTTTTTCCAAATGTGGTAATAGACATCAACCGTTCTGTAGAATGTACTGTTTGTGCTAAagcgcgccgcgccgcgTTCCAAACTGGACAGTGACTGACACGCAGGGTGTTGGGTGGCCTACGACCAACGGTTTATGGCGTCgcgttttttgaaatttcgGGCGCCCATCGTTCCGTCAGCGGAGACGACAAGGGCCTGCAGCGTGATAAGGAGCTAACGGTAGAGCCCGAGCACCGTTTCCTAGACAGAGAAACGCGTTAACAGGCATTTTTTTCGGAGTAGGCGACGCGTGAAGGGAAAGTACCCGTGCCGCGGGACGCGTAGGCGTGAATGCGCGCAGAATGTCGTAGGAAAGATGTAACAAGCGTGGAACCGTCGACAAAGCAGGCCGTAGCCCGCGCGCCGGACCCTCGACGCATCTGGGCCTGCGGGAGCGGGGCTGGAAGAACGGCGGGGAGACCGAGCGAGTGCATGCGGGCGAGCGATGGTGCGCCGGTGAGTCGCCGAAGGCGAGCTCGTGGTGCGCGACGATCGTCGTGGATGGTGACAGACGTGCACGTATgtatcacgtgcgcgcAAGAGGCGTTGGACGAGAGTCCGTCAGCTTTCCTACTCTCAAACCGGCGCTACAACATTTCTACTGCGCGGGCCTCCGAGGGCCCTCTACGAAGCACGCTAGCGCGCGCTAGATGTTTCCCCAAAGCGAACCGAGGAGCCGTTGATTTTGTATACGGCGACTCGGATTATAAAGGGGCTGTAACTAACGTTTTCGTCTACTTCCGGCCATTTGCGCCAGGTACACATGTCTTCAAGATCGCGTCCCAGCTGGTATTCCAGAAGATGATTTATAAAATATGTGGTTTTTTAAGAAAGTTGTGGGCGTGAGGAAGAGTTTAGCGATGGCGCGACGGTTTTATAGGCCGGCACGGTGCGGGTAACCCCGCATTGAAATAGTCAGTCTGCCCTAGGAGCCtctcatcgcatctcatctcatctcatctcaaGTGACAGGTGTTATAGGTACATATATCTTTATATTGGGCACGGGCTCATGGCTCGTTGGTGCACTCCCAGTCCGTGGGCTCGTAGGCCTGGGGCTGGTCCAGGAAGGTGATCTGCTCGGGGCTAAGCTCGAAGTCGTAGACCTCAAGATTGCCCTTCAACCGCTCCACAGAGCGCGACTTGGGCAACGGCACGTAGCCGTGCTGCAGCGACCAGCGGATCAGCACCTGGCCCGTGTTGCGGCCGACCTCCTCGGCGACGCGCACGACGTTGGGGTGCTTGATCTTGTAGCCGTGCGTGAGCGGCGAGAAGGCCTCGACCACCAGTCCCTTGGACTTGCAGTAGTCGGCCAGGTCCTGGCGCATGACCCAGGGCGAGATCTCGATCTGGTTGACCACGGGCTTgtgcttgagctcttccCACGCGAGCAGCTCGTCGATGTGATGCTTGCCGTAGTTGGACACGCCGATGGAGCGCACGATGCCCGCGTCGACGGCCTCCTGCATGGCTTTGTAGGTCTCGAGACGGCGGCGCGTGCCGCTGAGCGGCGAGTGGATCAGCAGCATGTCGATGTATCCGAGGGGACGCACCTTGTCGAGGCACTCCTGGATCGCGCGCTTGGCGTTGGAGTACCCGTTCTGCGAGTTCCACAGCTTGGTCGTGTAGAACACGTCGTGGCGGCGGTGGTTCTTGGGGTCCTCTTTGAGCCACTTCTCAACGCCTTCTCCGACCTCGCGCTCGTTTCCGTACAGCACCGCGGTGTCGAGGTGCCGGTAGCCGGCCTTGAGCGCCTGATAGACCACTTCTGCGGTCTCTGCTCTGGGGATGTCGTACGTGCCGAGCCCGAGGCTGGGCAGCACGTATCCGCTGGAAAGTTTGTATGCTCTTGGTACGCTGGTGGAAGACATGTTCCTTGGCTTGGCTTGGCTTGGCGTGAAGGCCGAGTGGCGCCCGGTGGCCTGCGTTATATACTCGTCGCGGGCGCCGTTAGGGATGCCTGCGGTCTCGTGCGATGAGGTGCTGTGCTTTGCGATTAAGGACCCAAGTATTGCAAACGGCTGAATGTCATATGATCTGGGAAGCGCTCCATCTGCGAGACGGGGCCCGGTAAGGACGCACCAAGCGCACGCGCACGACCCGTGGATTCGGTTCtagttgttgttttgtCAAATGCATATAGGCTCTACGTAGGTGGCGGAGGGCGCACCGCTTGCTCGCGGCCAGCTCGTAGCCAGCTCGCAGCTAGCTCGTAGCCAGCTTGCGCGACGCCGCCAGGCCCTCCAGCTGCTCGCGGATGAGCTCGTAGACGGTGAAGGTGACGGCCTGGCCCGGCGCGACGCGCATGACCCGCGGCGTGATGCCCTTGTACAAGGCGCGGAAGCCCTCCTCTCGTATCAACTGGCGGCCAATGGCAACGATGCGGGCCCAGCCAGAGTCCTTGGACACGGACTTGTCCTTCTGCAGGCGGGTCTTGATGGTGTCGAGCGGGGCGTTGGAGAAGGGCCCGACAGCGCCCGAGAGAAGCCCGATCAGCGAGGTCTCCCACGAGGGCAGCATGTCGGTCTGGTGGTACTCCTGCAGGCGGGTCTTGAGCGTCGAGTACACGGTGAAGTTGGCGCCCTGGTTGGTGGCCTGGCGCGCCGCGGTCAGCGACACGCCGCGGTACAGCGCGCGCGGACCCTCCTCCTTGACGATGACGAACGCGGCCTGGATCGCGTTGCGGTACTTGGGCGCCGCGGGCACGTTGGCCGTGGCCGTGGACGCGCCGGCGAGCGACGCGGTGTGCGGCGAGGCCGCGCCCGCGAGCTCCGCGGCCAGCGGCACGTAGCGCACGTGCTGCGCCTGGAGCCGGATCTTGACCACCTCCATGGGGTTCACGACGAGCACGGCCTCCGTGATGCCTGCGCCGACGCCCGCCAGGAACGTGTTGCCCGTCGACACGGCCCCGGACCCGGGGTCCGCCAGCAGCGTGCGGAAGAACTCATACGACGTGAACCGGATCGCCATCTTGGGGATGATCCCGATCACCACCGCGCCCAGGCCCTTGTAGAACGCGAGAAAGCCCTCCTGCCGCGCGATGTCGCGCGCCGTGGACACGAACCcgggcgcgcgccgcgcgtGCTCTGCGATTTCCTGTGCGCGCGAGTAGATCTGCATCCGCACCTTGATTGTGTCGAGCGGGTGGCAGCAGAGCGCTTCGAAGAGGCCCGCGGTACCGCCGGCGACGAGGTTGATGGCCGGGTGCGACGAGTTTTTGCGAGAAGACATGGGAGTGCGAGTGCGAGTGCAAGTGCGAATTCGAGTGCGAATGCGCGTGCGGGTGCTGTGCTGTGCTGGCGGCTACGAATCGACGCTGCTGGCCCGGCACCCCCCCCGCCGTTATATACCCACGCGGCTTGGGGTTGTGCTGCTCGGGTGAATTGCATGACTCAGCTGGCAGAGCGCTTCAAAACCGCTCTTGTACCACGGGGAAGGCTTATTGGGCTGGGCGTGGGCCCTTTGGGGCCCGGGGAGGGCCAATGGAGGAGTCCGGGCGCGGGCGGCAGGGGCGGCCTTTGAGCCGGGGTCACGCTGgaagcacgtgacgcgTGTGACCGTCACGTGGATGTCGTGTCGTGTGATGATGATAGTTGCACGTGGCTCACGTGTAGTGTGATAGTATTGtttgcacgtgaccgcgcCACGTGACTTGTCTCGCTTTTGTGGCAGGCCGCCCGCGTCACATGACTGCTGCGCTGCGCCCAGCGCGTCCCTTAGACGGCAAACATTATAGTATATGTTAAGTAGATGCTACACAGCGCTTAGGCCTCGGCCATGTCCCTCAATCTTCTGATGGTGGATCTGACagtggcggcggcggcggtggAGACGGTGTACGCACCACCGGCGACGGTCTTCTTgcagctggagcaggtCCAGATACCAGCGGCGCCTCTCTTGACGGTCTTCTTACCGCAGAAGGAGCAGTCGTATCTGGAGTGCTGTTGaatttccagcttcttgacctgtcttctcaaagaagaaccgTAACGCACACCGTACTTACCGGTGATACCAACcttctttgttctcttAGCCCTGCGGTGAGGTTAGTAAGTGTGTTGGGTGGGGTGCTTCGAGGGGGT
The Lachancea thermotolerans CBS 6340 chromosome G complete sequence genome window above contains:
- the SNF1 gene encoding AMP-activated serine/threonine-protein kinase catalytic subunit SNF1 (similar to uniprot|P06782 Saccharomyces cerevisiae YDR477W SNF1 Protein serine/threonine kinase required for release from glucose repression invertase expression sporulation and for expression of catabolite- repressed genes when glucose is limiting regulates Adr1p- dependent transcription primarily at the level of chromatin binding); translated protein: MSSHSTGYAHHSTHHHHHSSHGQDQRIGKYQIIKTLGEGSFGKVKLAYHVTTGQKVALKIINKKVLAKSDMQGRIEREISYLRLLRHPHIIKLYDVIKSKDEIVMVIEYAGNELFDYIVQRDKMSEREARRFFQQIISAVEYCHRHKIVHRDLKPENLLLDEHLNVKIADFGLSNIMTDGNFLKTSCGSPNYAAPEVISGKLYAGPEVDVWSSGVILYVMLCRRLPFDDESIPILFKNISNGIYTLPKFLSPGAANLIKRMLIVNPLNRITIHEIMEDEWFKVDIQPYLIPPDLKSETDEHRQEGEHPDGGEEGEEVDDSLVTMLSKTMGYDRDEIYEALESEEDNPALKEIRDAYLLIKENKSLIDDLKSNKDQSNELDTFLSQSPPTYDQRPHRSSSSSGPSSSRNHRHMRKSQQRTYQSPFVDQQKDEDSTIAILPSSLPQIHRANMLAEGSPAATKISPLSTKKSKTRWHFGIRSRSYPLDVMGEIYIALKNLGAQWAKPSEDDLWTIRVRWKYDMRQPTNEKIPDLMKMVIQLFQIEANNYLVDFKFDGWESSYGEFTPAANEDEMSTFSAYPFLHLTTKLIMELAVNSQGG
- the HST3 gene encoding NAD-dependent histone deacetylase HST3 (similar to uniprot|P53687 Saccharomyces cerevisiae YOR025W HST3 Member of the Sir2 family of NAD()-dependent protein deacetylases involved along with Hst4p in telomeric silencing cell cycle progression radiation resistance genomic stability and short-chain fatty acid metabolism), which produces MPCLILSQESFDEKVPSSLSKRVANRPDLKTSKLRHLSITEPSEKDKELLKQVNKQISKSRKILVLTGAGISCNAGIPDFRSSSGCYELVKQEYPDAAIRSGQEMFDISLFREEQKICIFATFMEKLYSSARVAQPTRTHRFIAHLKNRGKLLRCYTQNIDGLEENLGLEMSSERDCDTSMANQWRNLDVVQLHGDLNRLSCTQCFKTFNWNRGLSRCLRSGQLPSCPRCEDSSTQRSLMGKRNTGSIGLLRPNIVLYGENHPSCEFITQGLNLDIARGRPDLFFIMGTSLKVDGVKKLVRNFSKQVHDRNGLVVLINKTRIGDCNWHGIIDYQILSDCDAWVDHLKEDIPEFFKTQQQVEKARQLKRENSILRKRQREERKLTPPSTPSRKKATAQKSVKSEIHKSNDGASTPEDSCPTLFTKGERTSQESVLLKLQIEDQKSEPLSLLDASSLPSLGGDNSMSNHTDTTIEDDPTDIDEDLPISSYSTLSRKQTV
- a CDS encoding KLTH0G05742p (conserved hypothetical protein): MMKTADEVKFENNEAANRSKSRLAGILRSFSSAGSYSKRKVPTISNPRAEFPFAKPNLSAKRDRVFLDVLQDYLPNEPAQSAGSAARSRFLNIYRGEIVQLLEPAPNNLVKVRLVNRLGQGLVPARCVAVNVELTPSKMAQQGSQEDLEVSEPGSPTLSQKLESEPETESESESPKPQAPASGLNAVEKCQVVGIHMWENRILYRIDCIMRSGHRRALSRFYQDFYSLQLQLRDRMVEEGIEDPQEVLPGLPSPSRKVDDSKVTNRLDVFNEYLHQIISSEHISQSIKRDVVLDKWLSLRPGDLVKTQRGSLYKVNEAASESREDFTWESLDPSTSIDALDRDLSPLPTDWNLGALGGPKAKPPIPRAPSLTDMPVRRKPLMKLSADSAPTTPITNTLAKCLTPTSAPPSPEQVGTDHVKVKILHKDDCYAAKCTLSELESYEKLDSLCRSKLKSCLTSADCPLTISYVNDKKEPLELSREIFDDVLPKLVLAASGSIVTKLTFRVVAA
- a CDS encoding KLTH0G05764p (no similarity), which encodes MRAECRRKDVTSVEPSTKQAVARAPDPRRIWACGSGAGRTAGRPSECMRASDGAPVSRRRRARGARRSSWMVTDVHVCITCAQEALDESPSAFLLSNRRYNISTARASEGPLRSTLARARCFPKANRGAVDFVYGDSDYKGAVTNVFVYFRPFAPGTHVFKIASQLVFQKMIYKICGFLRKLWA
- a CDS encoding aldo-keto reductase superfamily protein (highly similar to uniprot|P47137 Saccharomyces cerevisiae YJR096W); its protein translation is MSSTSVPRAYKLSSGYVLPSLGLGTYDIPRAETAEVVYQALKAGYRHLDTAVLYGNEREVGEGVEKWLKEDPKNHRRHDVFYTTKLWNSQNGYSNAKRAIQECLDKVRPLGYIDMLLIHSPLSGTRRRLETYKAMQEAVDAGIVRSIGVSNYGKHHIDELLAWEELKHKPVVNQIEISPWVMRQDLADYCKSKGLVVEAFSPLTHGYKIKHPNVVRVAEEVGRNTGQVLIRWSLQHGYVPLPKSRSVERLKGNLEVYDFELSPEQITFLDQPQAYEPTDWECTNEP
- the SFC1 gene encoding Sfc1p (highly similar to uniprot|P33303 Saccharomyces cerevisiae YJR095W SFC1 Mitochondrial succinate-fumarate transporter transports succinate into and fumarate out of the mitochondrion required for ethanol and acetate utilization); this encodes MSSRKNSSHPAINLVAGGTAGLFEALCCHPLDTIKVRMQIYSRAQEIAEHARRAPGFVSTARDIARQEGFLAFYKGLGAVVIGIIPKMAIRFTSYEFFRTLLADPGSGAVSTGNTFLAGVGAGITEAVLVVNPMEVVKIRLQAQHVRYVPLAAELAGAASPHTASLAGASTATANVPAAPKYRNAIQAAFVIVKEEGPRALYRGVSLTAARQATNQGANFTVYSTLKTRLQEYHQTDMLPSWETSLIGLLSGAVGPFSNAPLDTIKTRLQKDKSVSKDSGWARIVAIGRQLIREEGFRALYKGITPRVMRVAPGQAVTFTVYELIREQLEGLAASRKLATS
- the RPL43B gene encoding 60S ribosomal protein eL43 (highly similar to uniprot|P49631 Saccharomyces cerevisiae YPR043W RPL43A Protein and to YJR094W-A uniprot|P49631 Saccharomyces cerevisiae YJR094W-A RPL43B Protein, components of the large (60S) ribosomal subunit), with amino-acid sequence MAKRTKKVGITGKYGVRYGSSLRRQVKKLEIQQHSRYDCSFCGKKTVKRGAAGIWTCSSCKKTVAGGAYTVSTAAAATVRSTIRRLRDMAEA